The following proteins are encoded in a genomic region of Natronorubrum halophilum:
- a CDS encoding ABC transporter ATP-binding protein, translated as MPAITTTALTKRYGEDVLAVDGLNLTVEEGEVFGFLGPNGAGKSTTINMLLDFVRPSEGTATVLGFDAQTDTDEIRHRIGVLPEGASVYDRLTAREHLQWVIDTKGADDDPDELLERVGLTSENGDRAAGGYSKGMTQRLGFGMALVGDPDLLILDEPSSGLDPTGMQEMREIIQQEADRGTTVFFSSHILGEVEAVCDRIGIMNEGNLVATGTLDDLQGDLDLGAPISLEVATVPDSFALEHLDGVRSVSVEGTTITATCADPSVKVDVVERVAAATTVEDIISEDTSLEQLFNSYTNGERADEEKAPAPEVTA; from the coding sequence ATGCCCGCTATCACAACGACCGCCCTAACCAAACGGTACGGCGAGGACGTTCTCGCGGTCGACGGGTTGAACCTCACCGTCGAAGAAGGCGAAGTCTTCGGCTTTCTCGGCCCGAACGGAGCCGGGAAGTCGACCACGATCAACATGCTGCTGGACTTCGTACGTCCCTCCGAGGGGACCGCGACGGTGCTCGGCTTTGACGCACAGACCGACACCGACGAGATCCGCCACCGGATCGGCGTCCTTCCCGAAGGCGCGAGCGTCTACGATCGACTCACCGCGCGCGAACACCTCCAGTGGGTCATCGACACGAAAGGGGCCGACGACGATCCGGACGAACTCCTCGAGCGGGTCGGACTCACCAGCGAGAACGGCGACCGAGCCGCCGGCGGCTACTCGAAGGGGATGACCCAGCGCTTGGGATTCGGGATGGCGCTGGTCGGCGACCCCGACCTCCTGATTCTGGACGAACCCTCCTCGGGACTCGACCCCACGGGAATGCAGGAGATGCGCGAGATCATCCAACAGGAGGCCGATCGGGGGACGACCGTCTTCTTCTCGAGTCACATTCTCGGCGAGGTCGAGGCCGTCTGTGACCGAATCGGTATCATGAACGAGGGGAACCTGGTCGCAACCGGTACGCTCGACGACCTGCAGGGCGATCTTGATCTCGGCGCGCCGATCTCGCTGGAGGTCGCGACGGTGCCCGATTCGTTCGCCCTCGAACACCTCGATGGCGTCCGCTCGGTCAGCGTCGAGGGGACGACGATCACGGCAACCTGCGCCGACCCATCGGTCAAGGTCGACGTCGTCGAACGCGTCGCCGCGGCGACGACCGTCGAGGACATCATCTCCGAGGACACGTCGCTCGAGCAGTTGTTCAACAGCTACACGAACGGCGAGCGGGCGGACGAAGAGAAGGCTCCGGCGCCGGAGGTGACGGCATGA
- the trpB gene encoding tryptophan synthase subunit beta produces MSDGAFDGYGGRHVPEPLLEPLEQLATAYDDVAGSDEFRAELHDLLEGFAGRPTPLYHASNLSERYGAEIYLKREDLLHGGAHKINNCLGQALLAKRAGRNRLIAETGAGQHGTATAMVGALLGLETEIYMGAKDVARQEMNVFRMRLMGAEVNEVTRGDEGLTDAVDAALEDFAENVDDTHYLVGSVVGPDPFPRMVRDFQSVIGREAREQFREETGELPDAAVACVGGGSNAIGLFHAFREDDVDFYGAEGGGEGSDSSRHAAPLSKGKDDVIHGMKTRVIDDDVEVHSVSAGLDYPGVGPEHAMFRAVGRCEYTGITDDEALAAFRELSETEGIIPALESSHAVARAVRLAEAGEHETILVNLSGRGDKDMETMAAKFDL; encoded by the coding sequence ATGTCCGATGGCGCATTCGACGGCTACGGCGGGAGACACGTTCCGGAACCGCTGCTCGAGCCGCTCGAGCAACTCGCGACCGCCTACGACGACGTCGCCGGCAGCGACGAGTTCCGAGCCGAGTTGCACGACTTGCTCGAGGGGTTCGCCGGGCGGCCGACGCCGCTGTATCACGCGAGCAATCTGAGCGAGCGCTACGGTGCTGAAATCTACCTCAAGCGCGAGGACCTGCTCCACGGCGGCGCACACAAGATCAACAACTGCCTCGGGCAGGCCCTCCTCGCCAAACGCGCCGGTCGGAATCGACTGATCGCCGAAACCGGGGCCGGCCAGCACGGCACGGCGACCGCGATGGTCGGCGCGCTGCTCGGCCTCGAGACGGAGATCTACATGGGCGCGAAGGACGTCGCCCGCCAGGAGATGAACGTGTTCCGGATGCGTCTGATGGGTGCCGAGGTCAACGAGGTCACCCGCGGGGACGAGGGACTCACGGACGCCGTCGATGCAGCGCTCGAGGACTTCGCGGAGAACGTCGACGACACGCACTACCTCGTCGGCAGCGTCGTCGGTCCGGATCCGTTCCCGCGAATGGTCCGGGATTTCCAGAGCGTCATCGGTCGGGAGGCCCGCGAACAGTTCCGCGAGGAGACCGGCGAACTCCCCGACGCCGCGGTCGCCTGCGTCGGCGGCGGCTCGAACGCGATCGGTCTCTTCCACGCGTTCCGCGAGGACGACGTCGACTTCTACGGTGCCGAAGGTGGCGGCGAGGGAAGCGACTCGAGTCGCCACGCCGCCCCGCTTTCGAAAGGCAAAGACGACGTCATTCACGGGATGAAAACGCGCGTGATCGACGACGACGTGGAGGTCCACTCCGTCTCGGCGGGACTCGATTACCCCGGCGTCGGTCCCGAACACGCCATGTTTCGGGCCGTCGGCCGCTGTGAGTACACCGGAATCACCGACGACGAAGCCCTCGCGGCGTTCCGCGAGTTGAGCGAGACTGAAGGAATCATCCCCGCTCTCGAGTCCAGCCACGCCGTCGCGCGAGCGGTTCGACTCGCCGAAGCCGGCGAACACGAGACGATCCTCGTCAACCTCTCCGGACGCGGCGACAAGGATATGGAAACGATGGCCGCGAAGTTCGACCTCTGA
- a CDS encoding glycosyltransferase family 4 protein: MRVAFVSLETVHHRDTETNRRLQTIIEVLRDRDHDVHLFCANFWDDESGTLERDDVTYHAVSADPEARRSFCLRLPFDLAAASPDIVHATAQPPTSVLAASWGATLARVPLVTEWYGDGGITDDRWTRLAAGRGARIVAPSELVATWVRERGADGDDVETVPNPINLERIRAVTPDDRVDVIYARRLDEGANLESLLLALAELRGRGWQLTVVGDGPERAAYERLASDLRIDDRITFVGDLSLEERIAAYRGAHVFAQTAERCVFPTEMLWALASGCVGIVEYHADSSAHELVEGWDRGFRTTSEEELADAILDAGDLEYREFDDRFADYDRDAVADRYLEQYRTLQDEHGLL, encoded by the coding sequence ATGCGCGTCGCGTTCGTCTCGCTCGAAACGGTTCACCACCGCGACACCGAGACGAACCGGCGGTTGCAGACGATCATCGAGGTACTCCGCGATCGAGATCACGACGTGCACCTGTTCTGTGCCAACTTCTGGGACGACGAATCGGGCACGCTCGAGCGGGACGACGTCACCTATCACGCCGTTTCGGCCGACCCGGAGGCTCGCCGGTCGTTCTGCCTGCGACTGCCGTTCGATCTGGCGGCTGCGAGTCCCGATATCGTTCACGCGACGGCGCAGCCGCCGACGTCGGTGCTCGCGGCTAGCTGGGGTGCGACGCTCGCGCGCGTGCCGCTAGTCACCGAATGGTACGGCGACGGCGGCATCACCGACGATCGGTGGACCCGGTTGGCGGCGGGGCGGGGTGCCCGAATCGTCGCGCCGTCGGAACTCGTCGCAACGTGGGTCCGGGAGCGCGGAGCCGACGGCGACGACGTCGAGACCGTTCCGAACCCGATCAACCTCGAGCGAATCCGGGCGGTGACGCCGGACGATCGAGTCGACGTGATCTACGCCCGCCGGCTCGACGAGGGTGCGAACCTCGAGAGCCTCCTGCTCGCGCTCGCGGAACTTCGCGGTCGCGGCTGGCAGCTGACGGTGGTCGGCGATGGCCCCGAACGGGCGGCGTACGAACGGCTCGCGAGCGATCTCCGGATCGACGATCGAATCACGTTCGTCGGCGACTTATCCCTCGAGGAGCGTATCGCGGCCTACCGGGGGGCGCACGTCTTCGCACAGACGGCCGAACGCTGCGTCTTTCCGACGGAGATGCTGTGGGCGCTGGCGTCGGGCTGTGTCGGCATCGTCGAGTACCACGCCGACTCGAGCGCCCACGAACTCGTCGAAGGCTGGGACCGGGGCTTTCGGACGACCAGCGAGGAGGAACTCGCCGATGCGATTCTCGACGCCGGCGACCTCGAGTACCGGGAGTTCGACGATCGGTTCGCCGACTACGACCGGGACGCCGTCGCCGATCGGTATCTCGAGCAGTACCGGACGCTGCAGGACGAACACGGACTGTTGTGA
- a CDS encoding Na+/H+ antiporter NhaC family protein: MSEYGILALAPPLLAIGLAMYTRQVLVSLFAGVWIGALMVVGGNPISATALSIDWLVEVVREPFNTRFLVLILFMGAGAAFIYRSGGVIALQNWIGHRVNTARDSQVLTWLIGIFIFFDSYTSTIVTGNATRDLSEENHSSREMHAYVLDSTTSPVTTFGPVSNWIGYQVSMIIVGFEAARVSASDLGLTPFGLFLQSIPWNVYCLLAFFMVGFIAITQRFYGPMLDAEWRARSEKRTIREDSTPLSDVSSEVGEPSEENPTLVNFFAPILALLVVGLGAMWWLGGGYQPDVDVATAFQETDVALGLLYGAFAFMAVGLFGSIGYRTMTLEEASETMLDGFKTMMIAAAIIVLAWGIGHAAGEVGTADYIADLLVGSGVPGSFLPILIFVAATFVAFTTGTSWGTMAILTPLAIPLGYDLGGASLLPVLLGVLFGGAILGDHCSPISDTTVMSSIFAGSDHIDHVNTQIPFALTAAGVTVLVLLLYGFGITTPLVLLPLAFVMTAVAVVALNKWDARRKGLPEVMPTVERLEAASDSRVERTVTNGSYGLVETVPIAAVVIIAGYLGVVFFFATFGW; encoded by the coding sequence ATGTCCGAGTATGGTATTCTAGCACTAGCACCCCCGTTGCTCGCAATCGGACTCGCGATGTACACGAGACAGGTGCTGGTATCGCTGTTCGCCGGCGTCTGGATCGGCGCACTGATGGTCGTCGGAGGAAATCCGATCTCCGCCACGGCGCTCTCGATCGACTGGCTCGTCGAGGTCGTCCGCGAACCGTTCAACACGCGTTTTCTCGTTCTAATCCTGTTCATGGGCGCCGGCGCCGCGTTCATCTACCGTTCGGGCGGGGTCATCGCGCTGCAGAACTGGATCGGACACCGAGTGAACACTGCTCGCGATTCGCAGGTCCTGACGTGGCTCATCGGGATCTTCATCTTCTTCGATTCGTACACGAGCACCATCGTCACGGGGAACGCGACGCGGGACCTCTCCGAAGAGAACCACAGTTCGCGCGAGATGCACGCGTACGTCCTCGACTCAACTACCTCCCCCGTGACGACGTTCGGGCCGGTCTCGAACTGGATCGGCTACCAGGTCTCGATGATTATCGTGGGGTTCGAGGCCGCCCGCGTTTCCGCGTCGGACCTCGGCCTGACGCCGTTCGGCCTCTTCTTACAGAGCATTCCGTGGAACGTCTACTGTCTGCTCGCGTTCTTCATGGTCGGTTTCATCGCCATCACGCAGCGGTTCTACGGACCGATGCTCGACGCCGAGTGGCGGGCGCGAAGCGAGAAGCGAACGATCCGCGAGGACTCGACACCGCTGTCAGACGTCTCGAGCGAGGTCGGCGAGCCGAGCGAGGAGAATCCGACGCTCGTCAACTTCTTCGCGCCGATCCTGGCGCTGCTGGTCGTCGGACTGGGCGCGATGTGGTGGCTCGGCGGCGGGTACCAGCCCGACGTCGACGTCGCCACCGCGTTCCAGGAGACCGACGTCGCGCTCGGACTGCTCTACGGCGCGTTCGCGTTCATGGCGGTCGGGCTGTTCGGTTCGATCGGGTATCGAACGATGACGCTGGAGGAAGCGAGCGAAACGATGCTCGACGGGTTCAAGACGATGATGATCGCCGCCGCGATCATCGTACTCGCGTGGGGAATCGGCCACGCCGCTGGCGAGGTCGGAACAGCGGACTACATCGCCGACCTGCTCGTCGGCAGCGGCGTTCCCGGCTCGTTCCTCCCGATCCTGATCTTCGTCGCCGCGACGTTCGTCGCCTTCACGACCGGGACCTCGTGGGGGACGATGGCGATTTTGACGCCGCTCGCGATCCCCCTCGGGTACGACCTTGGGGGCGCGTCGCTCCTGCCCGTGCTGCTCGGCGTCCTGTTCGGCGGGGCGATCTTGGGCGATCACTGCTCGCCGATCAGCGACACGACGGTGATGTCGTCCATCTTCGCGGGGTCGGACCACATCGACCACGTCAACACCCAGATTCCGTTCGCGCTAACCGCCGCCGGCGTCACGGTTCTGGTACTGCTGCTGTACGGATTCGGAATCACGACGCCGCTCGTGTTGCTCCCGCTCGCGTTCGTAATGACCGCCGTCGCCGTCGTCGCGCTGAACAAGTGGGACGCCCGCCGGAAGGGCCTTCCCGAAGTGATGCCGACGGTAGAGCGACTCGAGGCGGCGTCCGATTCCCGAGTCGAGCGGACGGTCACCAACGGTTCGTACGGCCTCGTCGAGACCGTGCCGATCGCCGCGGTCGTCATCATCGCGGGCTATCTGGGCGTCGTGTTCTTCTTCGCGACGTTCGGCTGGTGA
- a CDS encoding S9 family peptidase → MDTYDIERYLNIRSAYGPSFGPEGERLSFLMNTTGTPQVWTLEEPRSWPEQRTFYDERVTFASWSPERPEVIFGKDEGGNERAQLFKLDAETGAIENLTGMPDAKHRWGGWSHDAERFAFASNRRDESVFDLYVQRRDESGDDATLVYEGDGWLSLSGWSPDDSRVLVSQAYSNFDQDLYLLDLESDERELEHLTPHEGDVRYQSASWAPDGDGIYLVTDEGDVDTLYLTYLDLESGELETVADGDGWNVDGIALDDETGRFVYSRNVEGYTDLTVGEFDETDPTEFETFPEPDLPGGISGGVSFDPDAERFALSTTGDVVNTNVFVVDIETGAAERWTDAPTAGIPRESFDESELVHVESFDGLEVPGFLTLPDAREANETPVIVDIHGGPESQRRPSFSSVKQYFLDRGYGYFEPNVRGSSGYGADYAALDDVEKRMDSVADVEACVTWLQEHSAVDPDRIVAKGGSYGGFMVLAALTEYPDLWAAGIDIVGIANFVTFLENTGDWRRELREAEYGSLEDDREFLERISPTNNIERIEAPLFVLHGENDPRVPVGEAEQIAEKAAEQGVPVRKLIFDDEGHGFSKLENRIEAYTEIATFLDEHV, encoded by the coding sequence ATGGACACCTACGACATCGAACGCTATCTCAACATTCGAAGCGCCTACGGGCCGTCGTTCGGCCCCGAGGGCGAGCGCCTCTCGTTCCTGATGAACACGACCGGAACGCCACAGGTCTGGACGCTCGAGGAGCCCCGGTCCTGGCCCGAGCAGCGGACGTTCTACGACGAGCGGGTGACGTTCGCCTCGTGGTCGCCGGAGCGACCCGAGGTAATCTTCGGAAAGGACGAGGGCGGCAACGAACGCGCCCAACTATTCAAACTGGACGCCGAGACCGGCGCGATCGAGAACCTGACGGGAATGCCCGACGCGAAGCATCGATGGGGCGGCTGGAGTCACGACGCCGAGCGCTTCGCGTTCGCCTCGAACCGCCGCGACGAATCCGTCTTCGACCTCTACGTTCAACGGCGGGACGAATCGGGAGACGATGCGACGCTCGTCTACGAGGGCGACGGCTGGCTCTCGCTCTCCGGCTGGAGCCCCGACGACTCCCGCGTGCTCGTCTCGCAGGCGTACTCCAACTTCGACCAGGACCTCTACCTGCTCGACCTCGAGAGCGACGAGCGGGAACTCGAACACCTCACGCCCCACGAGGGCGACGTCCGCTATCAGAGCGCGAGTTGGGCACCGGACGGCGATGGGATCTATCTCGTTACCGACGAAGGCGACGTCGATACCCTCTATTTGACCTATCTCGACCTCGAGAGCGGCGAGCTCGAGACCGTCGCCGACGGCGACGGATGGAACGTCGACGGCATCGCGCTGGACGACGAGACGGGGCGATTCGTCTACTCGCGAAACGTCGAGGGCTACACCGACCTGACGGTCGGCGAGTTCGACGAGACCGACCCCACCGAGTTCGAGACCTTCCCAGAACCCGATCTTCCGGGGGGCATCTCCGGCGGCGTGAGCTTCGACCCCGACGCCGAACGCTTCGCGCTGTCGACGACCGGCGACGTGGTCAACACGAACGTCTTCGTGGTCGACATCGAGACCGGAGCAGCCGAGCGCTGGACCGACGCCCCGACGGCGGGCATCCCGCGGGAGTCGTTCGACGAATCCGAACTGGTCCACGTCGAGAGCTTTGACGGGTTGGAGGTCCCCGGATTTCTGACCCTCCCGGACGCTCGCGAAGCGAACGAGACGCCGGTCATCGTCGACATCCACGGCGGCCCCGAGAGCCAACGTCGCCCGTCGTTCTCGAGCGTCAAGCAGTACTTCCTCGATCGGGGCTACGGCTACTTCGAGCCGAACGTTCGGGGTTCGTCGGGCTACGGAGCCGACTACGCGGCCCTCGACGACGTCGAAAAACGGATGGATTCGGTCGCGGACGTCGAAGCGTGTGTCACATGGCTCCAGGAGCATTCGGCCGTCGACCCCGACCGGATCGTCGCCAAAGGCGGCTCCTACGGCGGCTTCATGGTGCTCGCCGCGCTGACCGAGTACCCCGACCTGTGGGCGGCCGGCATCGACATCGTCGGCATCGCCAACTTCGTCACCTTCCTCGAGAACACCGGCGACTGGCGGCGCGAACTCAGGGAAGCCGAGTACGGCAGTCTCGAGGACGACCGCGAGTTTCTCGAGCGTATCTCGCCGACGAACAACATCGAACGCATCGAGGCACCGCTGTTCGTCCTCCACGGCGAGAACGATCCGCGCGTCCCCGTCGGCGAGGCCGAGCAGATCGCCGAGAAGGCGGCCGAACAGGGAGTTCCCGTCCGCAAGCTGATCTTCGACGACGAGGGTCACGGCTTCTCGAAGCTCGAGAACCGCATCGAAGCCTACACCGAGATCGCGACGTTCCTCGACGAGCACGTCTGA
- a CDS encoding YeiH family protein, translated as MVSHRLPGLAVLCLGALLAQVIAQIAPLNHLLVAIAIGFLLANGVDVPERFEPGIATHKLWLGAGIVLMGASLTLDTVLEVGVTVLLIVVLVAGITIAIVETLSRTVFGLADRLGSLLAAGAGICGVSAVVAVAGAVEAREDQIAYAAATVLLFDAVTIVVYPIVGDALGLSGVVFGIWAGVSMFSTGPVVAVGFAHSEVAGQWATMTKLSRNVLIGVVVLGYASYYARTGSGNSSSVRALWNDFPTFVLGFLAFMLLASADVFSSTQQATIETIYDWLFVLAFVGLGTEIRLAELRTTGMMPAVAVLISLLVVSTLSLLVLTLLF; from the coding sequence ATGGTTTCCCATCGTCTTCCGGGGCTCGCGGTCCTCTGTCTCGGTGCGCTGCTCGCCCAGGTCATCGCGCAGATCGCCCCGCTCAATCACCTGCTCGTCGCCATCGCGATCGGATTTCTCCTGGCGAACGGCGTCGACGTCCCGGAGCGGTTCGAGCCGGGTATCGCAACCCACAAGCTCTGGCTCGGTGCCGGCATCGTCCTCATGGGCGCGTCGTTGACGCTGGATACCGTCCTCGAGGTCGGCGTGACCGTCCTGCTCATCGTCGTTCTCGTGGCCGGGATAACGATCGCCATCGTCGAAACGCTCTCCCGGACCGTCTTCGGACTCGCCGATCGGCTCGGATCGTTGCTCGCGGCCGGTGCGGGCATCTGTGGGGTGTCGGCGGTCGTCGCGGTCGCCGGGGCGGTGGAGGCTCGAGAGGATCAGATCGCCTACGCGGCGGCGACGGTCCTGTTGTTCGATGCGGTCACCATCGTGGTCTATCCGATCGTCGGCGACGCGCTCGGGCTATCGGGGGTCGTCTTCGGAATCTGGGCCGGCGTCAGCATGTTCTCGACCGGACCGGTCGTCGCGGTCGGATTCGCCCACTCGGAGGTCGCCGGCCAGTGGGCGACGATGACGAAGCTCTCGCGAAACGTGCTGATCGGCGTCGTCGTCCTCGGGTACGCGAGTTACTACGCACGAACGGGGAGCGGGAACAGCTCCTCCGTTCGGGCCCTCTGGAACGATTTCCCGACGTTCGTGCTCGGATTCCTCGCATTCATGCTCCTCGCGAGTGCGGACGTGTTTTCGTCGACGCAGCAGGCGACGATCGAGACGATCTACGACTGGCTGTTCGTGCTCGCGTTCGTCGGCCTCGGCACGGAAATTCGGCTCGCCGAGCTCCGAACCACCGGAATGATGCCAGCAGTCGCCGTTCTGATCTCGCTGCTCGTCGTCAGCACGCTCTCGCTCCTGGTGCTGACGCTGCTGTTTTGA
- a CDS encoding HIT family protein, whose translation MEDECEFCRIVAGDRSAHVLYEDDRTIAFLDANPAVRGHSLVVPRVHEQELLAVDEAMSAAVFDSVQTVANALEAVLDPDGFSVFHTSGPLVGTVDHAHVHLLPRTVDDDVSLSLFRDRLEPDDASALATRVRSSL comes from the coding sequence ATGGAAGACGAGTGTGAGTTCTGCCGAATCGTCGCCGGCGATCGCTCGGCGCACGTGCTCTACGAGGACGACCGAACGATCGCGTTTCTCGACGCTAACCCGGCCGTCCGGGGACACAGCCTCGTCGTTCCACGCGTCCACGAGCAGGAGTTGCTGGCGGTCGACGAGGCGATGTCGGCGGCCGTCTTCGACTCGGTTCAAACCGTCGCGAACGCGCTGGAGGCGGTGCTCGATCCCGACGGATTCAGCGTCTTCCACACCAGCGGACCGCTGGTTGGGACCGTCGACCACGCACACGTACACCTTCTGCCCCGGACCGTAGACGACGACGTGTCGCTCTCGCTGTTTCGGGACCGACTCGAGCCCGACGATGCGTCGGCGCTGGCGACTCGAGTGCGATCGTCGTTGTGA
- a CDS encoding ABC transporter permease, whose protein sequence is MSTLDVARKDFLDVRRAKIIWFVTGLYLLIAVLMFYFGQNGVENPEFRNALGGLTGNGAMIIPLIALITAYLAIAGERESGSIKYMLSIPNSRRDVVLGKFLTRSAVVVGSILVAFGIGTVLGYLWYPSVDVEMLLGTLALTILFTLTYVSIAIGISAATASRSRAMGGTIAYFFVTNVLALFGLLGNALGWIFNDVLAADLSAGVLSVIEALVSPIIAFMGALDLVFPNTTTQATQAAEDPWYLEGEVMIVILLAWLVVPLVLGIWRFERADLG, encoded by the coding sequence ATGAGCACGCTCGACGTCGCGAGGAAGGATTTCCTCGACGTCCGCCGGGCCAAGATCATCTGGTTCGTCACCGGTCTCTACCTGCTTATCGCGGTGTTGATGTTCTACTTCGGTCAGAACGGCGTCGAGAATCCAGAGTTCCGGAACGCTCTGGGAGGGTTGACCGGTAACGGTGCGATGATCATCCCGCTCATCGCACTCATCACCGCTTATCTGGCCATCGCCGGTGAGCGCGAGTCCGGGAGCATCAAGTATATGCTCTCGATCCCGAACAGCCGACGCGACGTCGTCCTCGGAAAATTCCTGACCCGCTCGGCCGTCGTCGTCGGCTCGATTCTCGTCGCCTTCGGCATCGGCACGGTTCTCGGTTACCTCTGGTATCCGTCGGTTGACGTCGAGATGCTCCTCGGGACGCTCGCGTTGACGATCCTGTTTACCCTGACATACGTCTCGATCGCCATCGGTATCTCCGCGGCGACGGCCTCTCGGTCGCGAGCGATGGGCGGCACGATCGCCTACTTCTTCGTGACGAACGTGCTGGCCCTGTTCGGACTGCTCGGCAATGCGCTCGGCTGGATTTTCAACGACGTCCTCGCCGCCGATCTCTCCGCGGGTGTTCTCTCCGTTATCGAGGCACTCGTGAGTCCGATAATCGCGTTCATGGGGGCGCTCGATCTCGTCTTCCCGAATACGACGACGCAAGCCACGCAGGCAGCGGAGGATCCCTGGTATCTCGAGGGCGAGGTGATGATCGTGATCCTACTGGCGTGGCTGGTCGTCCCGCTCGTGCTCGGCATCTGGCGATTCGAACGCGCCGATCTGGGCTGA
- a CDS encoding NADH-quinone oxidoreductase subunit D → MSEPQHHEPAGIDPEYDHLRADGVDEERLEALLSDYALGRDDHENAPAFLIRPDDVQEVLALLRDEAGFDHLSCLTPQEYEDRYESILHLTKYDRRTHEVTLVVQLQPDDPVCQTAEPVFRTAEWHEREAFDLVGIDYEGHPDPRRILLPETWQGHPLALDYDQDKPQVVKFAEHANPIQPDHRDSESDTMLLNIGPHHPATHGVLHLKTTLDGESVVDVDPDVGYLHRCEEQMCQNGTYRHQIIPYSNRWDYTANLPNEWAVARAIEDLADIEVPEYAQVLRTMSTELGRMLGHFLAVGTFALDVYGDFTAIFQYAFRDREVVQDILEDLTGQRMMFYYFRLGGVAWDLPEPRAEFFEKTRDFLDELPAKVDEYHSLLTGNEIFQIRTVDTGVLEPEVAKEYGCTGPVARGSGIEYDIRHDDPYGYYEHLEWDVVTEESCDNHARVLVRMREVEESAKIVEQCLDLLEEWPEDDRTVQSNVPRTLKPDAGTETYRTVESAKGELGVYIRADGSNSPARFKIRSPCFHNLSALPEMAEGEYVADLIASLGSLDLVLGSVDR, encoded by the coding sequence ATGAGCGAGCCCCAACACCACGAGCCGGCGGGTATCGATCCCGAGTACGATCACCTCCGAGCAGACGGCGTCGACGAGGAGCGACTCGAGGCGCTGCTCTCCGACTACGCGCTGGGCCGGGACGACCACGAGAACGCGCCGGCGTTCCTGATTCGGCCGGACGACGTTCAGGAGGTGCTTGCACTCCTGCGCGATGAGGCCGGATTCGACCACCTCTCGTGTCTCACGCCGCAGGAGTACGAGGATCGGTACGAGTCGATCCTTCACCTGACGAAGTACGATCGGCGGACCCACGAAGTGACGCTGGTCGTCCAGCTTCAACCGGACGACCCCGTCTGCCAGACCGCGGAACCCGTGTTTCGGACGGCGGAGTGGCACGAGCGCGAGGCGTTCGATCTCGTCGGCATCGATTACGAGGGCCACCCCGACCCGCGACGAATTTTGCTCCCCGAGACGTGGCAGGGTCACCCGCTCGCGCTGGACTACGACCAGGACAAACCGCAGGTCGTCAAATTCGCCGAACACGCCAACCCGATCCAGCCCGACCACCGCGACTCCGAAAGCGATACGATGCTGTTGAACATCGGTCCGCACCATCCCGCGACCCACGGGGTGCTCCACCTCAAGACGACGCTCGACGGCGAGTCGGTCGTCGACGTCGATCCCGACGTCGGCTACCTCCACCGGTGTGAGGAACAGATGTGCCAGAACGGCACGTATCGCCACCAGATCATCCCCTACTCGAACCGGTGGGACTACACGGCGAACCTCCCCAACGAGTGGGCGGTCGCCCGCGCCATCGAGGACCTCGCCGACATCGAGGTCCCCGAGTACGCCCAGGTCCTGCGCACGATGTCGACCGAACTCGGCCGGATGCTCGGCCACTTCCTCGCGGTGGGCACGTTCGCGCTCGACGTCTACGGCGACTTCACCGCCATCTTTCAGTACGCCTTCCGCGACCGGGAGGTCGTCCAGGATATTCTCGAGGACCTCACCGGTCAGCGGATGATGTTCTACTACTTCCGGCTCGGCGGCGTCGCCTGGGATCTGCCCGAACCGCGCGCGGAGTTCTTCGAGAAGACGCGGGACTTCCTCGACGAACTGCCGGCGAAGGTCGACGAGTACCACTCGCTGCTCACCGGCAACGAAATCTTCCAGATTCGGACGGTGGATACGGGCGTTCTCGAGCCCGAAGTCGCCAAGGAGTACGGCTGCACCGGCCCCGTCGCGCGCGGCTCCGGAATCGAGTACGATATCCGACACGACGACCCCTACGGCTACTACGAGCACCTCGAGTGGGACGTCGTCACCGAAGAGAGCTGTGACAACCACGCGCGGGTGCTCGTCCGGATGCGCGAGGTCGAGGAGTCGGCCAAGATCGTCGAGCAGTGTCTCGACTTGCTCGAGGAGTGGCCCGAGGACGACCGAACCGTCCAGAGCAACGTGCCGCGGACACTGAAACCGGACGCTGGCACCGAGACCTACCGCACCGTCGAGTCCGCGAAGGGAGAACTCGGCGTCTACATCCGCGCCGACGGCTCGAACTCGCCGGCCCGGTTCAAGATCCGCAGCCCGTGTTTCCACAACCTCTCCGCGCTCCCGGAGATGGCCGAAGGCGAGTACGTCGCCGATCTGATCGCCTCGCTCGGGAGCCTCGATCTCGTGCTCGGTAGCGTCGATCGGTGA